DNA sequence from the Candida dubliniensis CD36 chromosome 5, complete sequence genome:
ggaGTTgtgaaacaagaaaatattaaaagaacataattgcaaaaagaaaaacttaTAATATAACAAGTTATAATTTTAGAGTTAAAAGTTAGCCATTTTTGCAGCCTTTCCTCTTAcaatactactactaccaacCACAAACACGTAGTTTCCTGTTTTGTATCTgttaataacaataatagtatACTTTTATTCGTTATcttaataattcaacaattcaatattgaaaGACTAATTTCttacaataacaataataatgatggtgAACGAGGTGGTGGTAAAACCCCAGAAGTTTGACCTCTTtccaacatcaacatctaACCTCTTTAAAAGACTATAAATAATCAAGGAAATGTTATTAAtttcttaaaaaaaattgtctTCTTGAATATTtcttctctctctttctcctCAAAAAGATtagatttttcaatttgcaATAATGTTATTCACTTTATCCATTCTTTTCccattattgtttaattcaatttttgctATTGAAATTACTCAAAATAGAGTTGATCAAGGTACCATCAATACCAAAATTGGTGATATCACCATTGATTCTGGTGCTTATTGGTCAAtcattgataattcaatttcatcttttattggtgatttaaatattaaaaCTAATGCTGGATTATATATTTCTCTGACAATTCTGGATTTACCACTTTTAGTTCTATTAAATTCTGGATCAGCTTCAATTACAAATAATGGAATTATTTCATTAGATTCTCGCAGTTCAACTCAAGGTTCTTCACAATATAATTTGGTTGGtgaatcatttttaaataatggaGAATTTTATCTTGCTGCTTCAGGTGTTATTCCAATGACTATGGGAATTACTGGTAAAAGTTGGAATAATAATGGATTAATTGTTGcttatcaaaatcaaagaaaatctgGTTCAGTTAGATTTGGTGTCATTGGTCaaactattattaataaaggtcaaatttgtttaattaatcaagTTTTACAACAAACTAGTAAAATTGATGGATCTGGTTGTATTACCACTAAAGAGAATTCTAGtatttatatttcaaatGTTCTTGATCCTCAATCAGTTTCTAGtgaacaaaattattatttggctgatgataaatcttcaattattgttgaAGCAGTAGGATTTAATTCTCAAAATTTTAATgtatttggttttggtaatggtaataaaattggtttaactttatcattaaaatttgGTGCTGGTAGTGGTAATTCAGGTCTGGCTTATAGTTATGATTCCAATACTGGtattttatcattaacaaGTGGATTATTTGGacaaaaatttaatattgGTCCAGGTTATAATTCTAGTTTGTTTAGTATTGTCACTGATGATAGTGATGGGATTCCTTCAGTTGATAATGGTGCTGTTACTTATTCTGGTCCTGTTCCTAATCAAAAATCATTACCTTCAGCTTGTAATGTTGAATGTAAACAAATCCCTGATGTTCCAGATAATGgtccttcttcttcttcttcttctagtAGTGGTGTCatcactactactacttctaCTAGTACTGATACTACTATTGATACCGCTTCTGTTTCATCAACCAGTAATGAAGAATCCTCGGCTTCTGAATCACCAAATAATTCTGCATCAAATGAATTGTCTACAACTTTTGAAGTTTCTCAAACCATTGGTACTAGTGAACCAAGTGCTTCTGAATCAAgtgaaattgatatttctgGTACTACTGATCCTGATACTGCTACCTCTAGCggtaatgataattcaaattcattatctACTTTCAGTTCAAACACTAACAGTGACACCATATCTTCAGAAACAGGTTCAGTTTCATCTTACTCAACCCCATCGTCTGGTGATTCATCTGAAGTATCCTCATTGGCAACTGGAACTTTGCCAGATACCATTACAGGCTCCCAAGAAAGCTCCACCTCAGGTTTTACATCTGGTGTTATTGAATCATCGGGAGTTAGTGATAATTCAAATAGTGTTGCCACTACTGCTACTACACCAAATTCAGTTGATGTTAATACTCAATCTAATACTGACAATACCGTCACTTCTGCCATTACTACTGATACCGGTGTTAATACCCCTATAACTACTGGTActggttctggttctgATAACAATGGTGTTCTTCCAACTGATTCTAATGTCAATTCTAACGAAACTGATAATATTTCCACTTTGACTACTTCAAGTACTACTTTAATTTCTGTAGTATCATCATCACAACCTATTGCTGAAGAATCAACATTGCCTTCTTCTTTTGCTTCTGGTATTCCGGGAGAAGTGATTCCAAATGCCAATGGATCttctaaattatcaattaatttgtCATTTATTATAAGCGGATGCGCTATAATTTTGGGATTATTCATGTAATCAAATTGTCCTTTTTAATACTACCACTGATGTTgtttttgcttttgttaGATTTCTGACTATTCTTTTCCTATTCCTTTTGTCTTTTCGAATTTCGgtattattcattcatttagttgaataataatgttaTACTAATTACATTAAGATCTtctattcttcttcttagTTATACTCACCCCCCTTAAGAGTTTAAAATTATATCCAtagttgtttttttataCAATAGATATCTACAGTTGATTCATTTCAACTTgtataaaagaaaagctATCAACTAGTTCAAGTAGAGCCTCTCTATagcacaaaaaaaaaaataagtaCCACCAAATAACGAAATTcttatttcaaaataaacaaagtTTTCACATATCACTGATACTATAAATGTATTAGAAATTATGTGATTTCGTTAATAGTTTGACGATTTACAGTTCCACATTGATTGACATCTGgtcaaaccaaaaaaaaaaaaaaaaagtctgtctaattcattttgaatttttgagACGcgatttgataaatcattttccttaccacaacaacataCTTCTCAACACGTCTTTTATCCATTTTAATTCAATGCCAACTGCCACTATTGACTGTTCATCTGTTCCAGATATACTAAACAACAACTCCTCAGCCcaagatgataataataatttgatatttaCACCCTATGGTCTAATGCTTTTAGAAATACAAGGAGAATTAAATCTACCTATCGAATTCCCTCAAGGTCAACCTAAAACTGATGAAGATCGtgaatatttaaataattttattaccattaatgaaattcaTCACGCGGTGAAATTTGGGAATTTAGTTTTCgatgaaaaagataataGTAAAGTGACACTTTATGTTGGTAAATCTCAAAGATTATTAGGTAATGTtgttaaattatcaactcCATTAGCAGTTTTAAAAATAcctttgaaaaatgaagatgaaatgATGATAGATAATGACGATAATGCCaatcaacaagaagaagaattaataaaattgatggaCATAGTTAAAGCCAAAGTGATATTCAAACAAAGACCATTACCAATTATGTAAAtctaatatatatatatatttatatatgtataaTGTCTATTACATTGTTAATTTAGGGTAACACTACTCTACAAAACACTATAGAAGTCTATAGAAGTCTTCCTTTccttttgaaaattttgacCACCTTTTCTCTAAAACTTTGCTCTTTCGGTAGTTCTATGATCCCAATTGATTTGTGCACTAGTTTCAAATCCCATGTTTTGTGGGTCAGCAACAACtatattttgataaattttcaaaatatcttgAGAACTGAAACCtaatttatcttttaaatAAGGAATTATCCCACCATATTTTTCATGAAATAATCCAATTGTTGCCAACATTGCCTCGTATCTTGAACTAACTAAATTCCGGAACccatcttcttcaatacTCCAATTCTTTCTCCCTTGAGAAATTATTTGTTCAATACCTCCAGATCCATCATCTCCCAATTTTTCACGCAATTTCTTTACtgtttcttcaaatttCCCTTTTAATACAGGATGATCGGGTTTCAATCCAACTGTAGTTAATTCATATTCTTTAGCTATAGTGTTCTTATCAACACCCGCAAGTAACAATATTAACATTCCTAACATACCAGTACGATCTTTACCAGCAGTACAATGAAACACAAATGGTTGGTTTATATCTCTAATGTATTCAAATATTGTCTTGTAGGCATTGATTCCAAATTCTAACATATCCTCATAAACATTGACATAAGTTGACCAACAAGTCATAAGATTTGTATATCTAACAGCTATGGCTTGTGGTgaataatcatcattagaGAAAACTGGAGCATGGATTCTTTTGATACCATATTTCGATAAATTTTCTGGATATCCATCATTTTTAACTTCACCATCGGAACGTAAATCGAAAATTGCCTTAATACCCAAAATCTGTAAAGTTTCAAGCCCAGTTTCCGTCAAACCGGCAATGTTGGCACATCGGAATGCATAATGTGGTTTAACATAATATACCAAATGATCTTGATTtgtcttattattattattattattattattattattattctttgtatctaataatttaaaagtTGGAGCATGGACTCTCCAACCACCAACATCTCTAAAATTACTGACACCATCAACATTCTTCCACCTAGCAACTCTGCCGATATCTCTACTAGTGGCAATAAATCTTTGTAATTCCATTTCTGGAGTTAAAAAGTCTATTATATAATCTGTCACCAAATAATTATAGTTTACTCGTTTACCATTTTTCAAAGGTAAATTGTATGGATTGAGTTCATTTAATTCGTCATCATCAGCGTTTATTTCTTTGTGTCCATAAAAATTATGGTCAGCGTCAggaatcaatttcaatgtGTGTGATAAGGGACCTCGATTTAATGCATTGGCAAAATTGGCACTATCATATTTGGGAATGATTTCATCTTCAGTTCCATAAACACTAAGAACGGACCAATCTCGTGACAATTCCGTCAACTTACTTAAATCGGGTTTCGATAAAGATATAACTTCTCGTGCTGATAAATTGACTTGTTGATAAGATCCATGTCTATATGTTGTCACGGGGACAAAATCTAATCCTTCCAACCCAGCATATCTATCTAAAACAGTTGGTGAAGTAAATCTGGCAGAACAATTCACTAAATTAGGCACAATTATAGCATTGGGGTCACCAGCACGTCCTAATTTATCTTGAATCTGGGCCCATAAAAACATGGCAACCCCACCACGTGAGTGGGAGATAATTGATGACAAGGTTAAATCAATACCAGTACCATTTAATTTCCCATCACAAATAAATTCAACACTTGATTGGATATCTTCAACATCTTGAGTCAATGTACGACCTTCTAATTCATTAGCATTGTCGGCACTATTCCCACATCCTCTAAAATCAATTCTAAGGGAAAATATCCCCAATTCATTAGCTAATCTATGTGCCAATGTCTTTTGGTAACAATAATTTCTATGTCCACCTTGTCCATGTAATATTAATGCTGCCTTATGAGTTACAGGAACTAATCCTTCTTCAAATGGGTTGTCTGAATCAAACGCAAGCGGAATTGCAAGAGTCCCGGTAACACCTTTCCCAAGGGTGACTTCCACTTCTCTAGGTGTTGGTGGATGATATTTAGAAGCTGTCATTCTTCGTTAATAAGTGTAATAGTTGTATGTAACGTATGTATCGTGGAAAGAAAAGTgaataaaagaaataaagaaagaaagaaagagaatatTATTTGAGGGCAATAATAAAACCGAGCTTATACGTCAAATAAAACCCccaaccacaaccacaattGGAGAGAGACGTAgcagaagaaaaaattatcacattcattaacaacaatttcaCTTCGCTTCACCGCCAATTTCTCTCGTCACCTCCCCCCGCCCCACGGAACGCCATATTTATTGCGGAGAAACACCAACCGTCataaccaccaccaccaccaccactaaaTGTTTATAACACTTCTTAATCCAATTGAATCAGTTAACTCCCATCCCCCTCTCTCAAGAGTTATCTTTTATCCTATAGAGATTGCTTATATTAGAAGAactcatttttttttttccatttttgtCTCCAACGATGACTGAGATGATTTATCCGTGTATATCCGTTGTATTTAGTGTGTGGCGATATATCGtataattctttattagGGAGAAACGCCGCAACCACCCCAAATCTTATTCAACTTATTAGTTCTTCATGCGTTCTCTAATGGTATCTTACTGTGTGAGCAAAATTTTGATATACCATAATATCGTTTAATCTTAGTATATACTTGGCCCGGGAGGAGTGAAAGATcttgaaataattaatgTGGCTCACGTGTTTTCCTCTCTCACCATTATTGTTActgaaaaatcaaaactaaAAGTCTATTGCTTatctccttcttcttcttcttcttcttcttcactgCTATACTATTATGAATCATTCTACTACTGATAGAGATGCTTATTTACAATTAGgcaaatcattaaatgaacaacattcaaatcaattatctACACAATTACAAGTATTTCAATCGgcattaataaattttgcTAATGATCATGGTGATGAAATATCTCTGAATTtagaatttaaaaataaattcacACAAATTGTACAACTGATAGGTATTGACCCattagatttattattatatacttcacaaaacaacaacaacagtacTAACAAAAGGAGCAATGTTGTTACAACAAATTTTGGGGTTGCTCTAGCGGtgaaaattattgaaatatgTCAACAAACTCGAGATTTGAATGGAGGATTGATAtcattaaaagaattaatttcTACATTGCAAAGTTCTTGTGAAACTGAAGgaatatcattaattatcctggaagaagatattgaaacttctttaaataatttaaacaGTTTAGGGAAAGGTTAtgaaatattgattataaatgGGAAAAAATGGTTAAAATTTTCATCGACGGAAAACTTATCTaatgatcaattgaaaatttatgAACTTTGCGAATTTATGGGAGGATATGTTACCTATAGATTATTAAGAGATAATTATGGTTGGGATAAAGTGCGATGTAAAACTGTCATTGATGAGATGATCATGAATGGGTTTTTATGGGTGGATTCACAAGATAATGGTGAATGGCAATATTGGGAACCATCTTGGATATCCAATTAAGTaaatctatatatatatatacttaCTATTTGTTGAGTTTCTCTTGTTCCCTTTTATACCCCTTTTTCTCCATCCATCGGAGATTTAGAACTTCATAACTTTCAGTACGTTCACGTTCCAGTATTGGCATATACTTGTTATAAGATCGACCAACTCCATCACCATTATTCatagttttcaaaatcttggTTGTGGCAGAATCttgatttttaaataataaagtgTTTTCCATAATTTGCAGCATTTGAGTCTTTAATTGTAAATCGTATTGCATTCGTGTAAAACTTTGTATTACTCGATGTAATCTATATTCATCATTAGTTGATTTCCATTCCATTGGTGGGAATTCACAATCATACAACACTAATGGTATATCATGAGCCATTTCATATTGTGGTTTAGTTGGGTACTTGGTCATATCCATTAAATCAGTGATTATCAGGGGTGATTCTAACTCTTGGCCAATACTAAACAATATTGCTACCATACACCGAACTTGATGCCATAAAAATGCTGAACcttttaaatcaaaacaataataatcttgatGTAAATGTAAAATTTGTGCTTGATAAATTTCTCGTACGAAATTTgtaatttgttttgaaccatctaatttacaaaaatttcTAAAATCATGAATTCCTTGATAAAGATTGGCTCCttgattcattaaatcaatatttaaatcTTGTTTACGGAAAATATATCGATAATGACAAGATAAACAACTGAATCTAGCATCGAATTCTGGTGGTGGTCTTAAACATATGGAATGAACTTTAATATCACTTGGTAAATTAGCATTTAATACTGATATATAATCGATTTCTTGATCATCAAACTCAGGATTGGCTTGATTCTCTAAAGATAAATTAGATCGAACATCAATGGAAATTACTTGATTCATGGCACTAACACCTTTATCGGTTCTACCACATCGAGAAAATTTGACTTCTTCTATAGGttctttaattaatttgacTTTTGCTAATGCTTTTAAAAACATTTCTTCTACTGTAGGTAATGGAGTGGGTTCTCCCTGTAATGCTAATCCATTATAATTCCAACCTAGATAAGCAAATTTGAAAGCAACAAATCTCATGTTTTGTTTACTCCAATCAaactctttctttttctgttttttgGGAGGTTTGATTCTTAAATGTGACACGTCTTCTCCATTGCTAATAGGAAGTGGGTTATTTTCaagttgattgattttggcaatcaaatcttcttttgaccaatttgaataatCGGTACTCATATTTGTGGTGATTGGTCTGTTTGATGTTGCAACTTTACTAAATGACCTCTTAAGCATTAATTGTcttaagaaaaaaaccCCTTTTAACATATACAAGCCATCCACCACTAGTTAAGATAATTCAATACCggagatgatgatgatgatgatgatgatgatgatgaaaagtATTTTTTTCGTAAAGtaaacacaaaaaaaaaaaaaattttctgtttcttttgGCAACCTCCATCTCAACCTCATCATCCTCGAAACACCACACCCCAATTatgaaatcaaatactGAGTCCCTTGCATGGGAGAATTTACGTTATGATCTACATCCATGGATTAAAGAAGCCATAGCATCAATGGGGTATCCGACAATGACTCCAGTTCAAGCATCAACTATCCCATTATTGAGTGGTAATAAAGATGTTGTAGTTGAAGCAGTGACGGGATCAGGGAAAACATTATCATTTGTTATCCCAGTATTGCAAAAAATATCAGATAGATTGTATAAACCCGATAGTGATGGGGATCTACCAGAACCAGTTAAACGAGGACATATGTTATCTATTGTATTATCACCAACAAGAGAATTAGctaatcaaattcaaacaGTTTTCAATCAAGTATTACAATATTTGCCTGAAGATGacaattataataataaatcaaggCGTATTGGTACACAATTATTAGTTGGATCTATAGGTAATGTTCGAGatgatttaaatcaatttttacaGAATCAACCACATATATTAATTGGAACTCCGGGGAGAATATTAGAATTTTTAGGTAGTTCACAATCGATTAaaacatcatcattagaAATAGTTATTCTTGATGAAgctgataaattattagatttcctgtttgaaaaagatgtgattaatattttgaaaaaattaccTAAACAACGTCGAACAGGATTATTTTCAGCAACAATATCTTCTGCTGGTAATACTATATTTCGAACTGGAATGAATAATCCCGTTAAAGTTCAAGTGAAGTCGAAGAATTATTTAGGTGAACAAAGTAATTCCCCCAAGAGTTTACAATTATCATATATGTTGATTAATcctgaattgaaaataactAATTTGTTAACGATATTATCgaaatatcaatataaaaaagCCATTGTTTATTTCCCCACTTGTACATCAGTCAAgcatttttatcaaatttttaacaaaatttatcaaaaccATCCACCTGCTACTGATGGTGAAGAACCGCTTAAGTTTTTTTCATTACATGGTCAACTAAATACCAAATCAAGGTTGAAAACATTAGATAATTTCACTCAAGGTGATATTAATCTTTATAAACATATTCTTATGACTACTGATGTTGCTGCCAGAGGAATTGATATTCCTGATGTTGATTTAGTGATACAAATAGATCCACCTACTGATCCTAATGTTTTTTTACATCGTTGTGGAAGAACTGGAAGAGCAAATAAAGTTGGTCGTGCTATAGTAATGTTGAATGATAATTctcaagaagaagattataTTGAGTTTATGGAAGTCAAAggaattttattatcaaaacaaGATTCAATACCAGCGGTAAAAAATTTCCATAGtgatttccaaaaaaagCTTCGAAAATATATGCTTGAAGATCGGGCTCGACATGAATTAGCAGTGAAATCATATGTTGGATTCATTCGATATTATTCTAAACATATAGCTAGTTCGATTTTCCGATTAGCTACATTAGATTATTTGGCCATTGCTAAAATGTATGGATTATTACGATTACCGAAAATGCCCGAAACGaaatatattgataatacCTTGATGCCTACAGATGGTTGGTTAGGGGATGTTATAGATATGGATAAATATAGTTATGCTGATAAAGTTCAAGAGCAAATTCGATTAGAAAATCtagaaaaagataaattacaaaaaattcaaaatgctaaaagaagaaaagaattgaaaattaaaaatgaagcTTGGTCAAGTAAATTAGAAcgtaaagaaaataaattggatcgtaaagaaaaattgaaaaggaAACGTGAAGctattgaaaaacaaatcatgGAAGAAGCTTTAagtggtgatgatgaaggagaagaagaagtggTTGAAGATTGGAAAGATATGGTCagaaagaataaaaaaaagcaaaagaaTGATAGTTCTATACAAGGttcatttgatgatttataaaatttgtAGActatattaaattattatatttgttattaCTGTATACATAGATCAATCCTTTCtagattttgaatttttcacttttaGAATGAACACCATCAAATACAAACAAGTTATCTAATGGAATATATTGAGCCGTAGTAGATTTTAAAACTTCTTGACTAACAATCCCTCCCATTAAACTATTTAAATTATGATAATTAGTAGTATTATGAGttaatatttctttaaaaattgtttcaccatctttatttaatttgattttgggggaaaattcattatgataaagatttgaaaaatcttcaaaatcatcaattgttggtttataacgatatttatcaataaataaattaaaaattaaaattccCAAATAAATCCCCAATTTatgtttttcttcatcatctaaaATTGTGATattactaccactaccaccaccaccacgatgatgatgatggcTATCCCTAATAGGgttataattatattgattaattaatttatcatttattaaatctttAGATCCCACTGtagcaaataataatcgAGCATTTTTACAAAATGATGCAATTGATTCCAGAGTAACTTCATTTCTTGATCGTCCTAGTGAATctaaaatttgataaacttGTTCagtaaataatttttgatcTTTTAAAGCTCGATCTCgataaattttttgtaaagTAATATAATTTTCTGTATCTGATGCCATATCAGGTAATGTACctggtaatggtaataattgatcatttataattaaaaatttttttaaagcaGCAAtgaaaatccaaaaaattgatgttgattcATCTAAATCTTTCGAATcagatattgaaattaattgatttattgattcGGGAATTTCAGTTTTTTGATGAGGACGAAGATGAGCTGTATCCGCATCAATAAAATTGGTTTctgattcaaaatttcttgataaaGATTGAACATATAATCggaatttctttttatcaGCATAAGTTATAGGTACTTGACCATCATGTTCTAATCTCCAATGATCTAAAGCttttataaaaattataatatatgGCACATGAGCATGTTCtatatcatttaatttatctaaatcaaatgaatcaGCAAATTCTTGAAGTTCAGGCCAAGGATGATCAATTCGTAAATCATACAATTTAGAGGGATCATGAGTTTCAATAACCGTGGTCTCATTAGCAATAATATTTAGTGATCCATAAAATCCAATCGtattaacaataaataatggGATTTGTTTGGACCAAagaagatttattaatggTTCTAAATTTGGAGTATAATCACTCACTATCACAGCATTAAATTGATCCCAAAATAAATTAGATTCTTGAGCtagaattgttgataacGATTCAACAATAGCATGACCATTAAcatcattatttaattcatttaaatttttttgcacGGCAACGGCTAAATTTTCATGTAAAtcttgatttttcaaaaaaaaattcgaTGATAAATCTTGTTTAGAAACTTTCctttcatcaattatagTAAATTGACCTATCCCAGgtaatattaaatttttcaaaatttctgAACCAGTTGAAGTGGcattaattaaacaaatatgAGAATTTTCTAAATTGGATTGTCCAGTAGAGGCCCATAACCTTAATTGTCTATCATATTTTGctgatttatcaattgacaTGACTTCAAAgtattaaataaatgaaacaaGAAAGAGGGGATTAGGGgtaaaattaatgataaagaattgaaatgaaaAGTAATTGTATAGGATGATTGGTTGCCAGTGTCTATTTTCTGTTTGTAAataatatctttttttttttataaggGGTACAAGTGGGGGTGATGTAAATGATTAGTTGTTATTTATAGTTGTAATTGCCTAAAAATGAAGTGCTATTTTAATATGATTAATAGCTTGTATAAAtaaagatatatatatatatatgttattagaagaaagaaacaagaaaaaaaaaattgtgtAGGAATTGAAAACCAcaagagagaaagagagacAACACGTTAAATTTGGTGAAAGTTTTACTTTACTTactaaacaacaacaacaataagaaCTGGTTATACTTCTAACTTCTAACTTCTGATTTGGGTAATATATGACAAGTCAAAATTCAACTACACACACATCAGACATAATAAAGAGAAGTTTAAAATTACAATTGCGTTAATATAAAACTGTGGTGGTAATAGGACAAGgttagtaataataataattcctTCTTCCTCCTCCCCCTTCCTTCAAATAGAAGAACTTAAAATATgattaattattgttttagtCTATGATGTTCGGTTTGATTGGTGGATGATTCTCTAATTAATGTACAGTTCCGTCAATATAACGTTATGCTAAGAATAAACGTTGTTGTTCTTACTACCAATGGTGATCATAAGCATTATTACTAACATccacatacatacatatgAAGCATGGTCTtgtctaacttctggtgtatgtatgttttctcttcttctttgttattattattattattactaataataattttttcgAACAATTTTCGtctaattttcaattcaattttcattcttattcttttgTATTACTTAATTGTACATCAACTGTTAATTACCCAAGATAAGAAACTATTAGCGAATTAGAGGcaatttgaaatcactTCTGGAATCAagttcttttttatttcatttccaATCTTGCCAATTagtttttggtttaatttGATCTTTCAAAAAACTAGTAgtataattttgataattaacAAGATAATTTGTCTATATCTACACATTCTTATACAACATCCAAAGAAGCCAAGAGGAAgagaacaacaagaataagCAAAATGGATTTCCTCCTCCAGCTTCTAAATTAAGGATCTCAACTGGCCCAAAATAAATCCCAATTCTAGAACCAAAAGGCGTTAACCAATACTGAGGCAGGCTACCAATAATCAACTTCTCGCCGCATAGCCTGTATCGGTTGATTTGGAATTGATATAAAAAGACATGAGTACA
Encoded proteins:
- a CDS encoding NEDD8-activating enzyme E1 regulatory subunit, putative (Similar to S. cerevisiae ULA1) gives rise to the protein MSIDKSAKYDRQLRLWASTGQSNLENSHICLINATSTGSEILKNLILPGIGQFTIIDERKVSKQDLSSNFFLKNQDLHENLAVAVQKNLNELNNDVNGHAIVESLSTILAQESNLFWDQFNAVIVSDYTPNLEPLINLLWSKQIPLFIVNTIGFYGSLNIIANETTVIETHDPSKLYDLRIDHPWPELQEFADSFDLDKLNDIEHAHVPYIIIFIKALDHWRLEHDGQVPITYADKKKFRLYVQSLSRNFESETNFIDADTAHLRPHQKTEIPESINQLISISDSKDLDESTSIFWIFIAALKKFLIINDQLLPLPGTLPDMASDTENYITLQKIYRDRALKDQKLFTEQVYQILDSLGRSRNEVTSESIASFCKNARLLFATVGSKDLINDKLINQYNYNPIRDSHHHHRGGGGSGSNITILDDEEKHKLGIYLGILIFNLFIDKYRYKPTIDDFEDFSNLYHNEFSPKIKLNKDGETIFKEILTHNTTNYHNLNSLMGGIVSQEVLKSTTAQYIPLDNLFVFDGVHSKSEKFKI
- a CDS encoding ATP-dependent rRNA helicase, putative (Similar to S. cerevisiae SPB4;~In S. cerevisiae: nucleolar protein required for synthesis of 60S ribosomal subunits at a late step in the pathway) — protein: MKSNTESLAWENLRYDLHPWIKEAIASMGYPTMTPVQASTIPLLSGNKDVVVEAVTGSGKTLSFVIPVLQKISDRLYKPDSDGDLPEPVKRGHMLSIVLSPTRELANQIQTVFNQVLQYLPEDDNYNNKSRRIGTQLLVGSIGNVRDDLNQFLQNQPHILIGTPGRILEFLGSSQSIKTSSLEIVILDEADKLLDFSFEKDVINILKKLPKQRRTGLFSATISSAGNTIFRTGMNNPVKVQVKSKNYLGEQSNSPKSLQLSYMLINPELKITNLLTILSKYQYKKAIVYFPTCTSVKHFYQIFNKIYQNHPPATDGEEPLKFFSLHGQLNTKSRLKTLDNFTQGDINLYKHILMTTDVAARGIDIPDVDLVIQIDPPTDPNVFLHRCGRTGRANKVGRAIVMLNDNSQEEDYIEFMEVKGILLSKQDSIPAVKNFHSDFQKKLRKYMLEDRARHELAVKSYVGFIRYYSKHIASSIFRLATLDYLAIAKMYGLLRLPKMPETKYIDNTLMPTDGWLGDVIDMDKYSYADKVQEQIRLENLEKDKLQKIQNAKRRKELKIKNEAWSSKLERKENKLDRKEKLKRKREAIEKQIMEEALSGDDEGEEEVVEDWKDMVRKNKKKQKNDSSIQGSFDDL